In Hyla sarda isolate aHylSar1 chromosome 9, aHylSar1.hap1, whole genome shotgun sequence, the following proteins share a genomic window:
- the LOC130290797 gene encoding glutamine amidotransferase-like class 1 domain-containing protein 3, mitochondrial: MTKKVAVILSGCGVYDGSEIHESSAVFVHLSRDGAQYVVFAPNIDQMHVVDHIKGQPSEEKRNVLTESARIARGNIKDLKDLKVSEFDAIIIPGGFGVAKNLSTWATQGKDCSVIKPIEDTIKGFHAAKKPIGLCCISPVLAAKLLPGCEVTVGSDTECEKWPYAGTAGAIQQLGCKHVNKQVNEVHIDAKNKIVTTCAFMCNSPIHEIFDGIGEMVKAVLKLS; the protein is encoded by the exons ATGACTAAAAAGGTGGCAGTGATCCTCTCAGGCTGTGgggtgtatgatggcagtgaaaTCCATGAGTCCTCTGCAGTATTTGTTCACCTGAGCAGAGATGGGGCACAG TATGTGGTGTTTGCACCCAACATAGACCAGATGCATGTGGTAGACCATATAAAAGGACAGCCCTCTGAGGAAAAAAGGAATGTGCTTACAGAGAGCGCTCGCATTGCAAGAGGAAACATTAAAGACCTTAAAGATCTAAAAGTCAGTGAATTTGATGCAATCATCATACCAG GAGGTTTTGGAGTTGCTAAAAATCTTTCTACTTGGGCAACTCAAGGGAAAGACTGCTCAGTAATAAAACCCATTGAAGACACTATAAAAGGGTTTCATGCTGCCAAGAAGCCCATTGGCCTGTGTTGTATCTCACCTGTGTTAGCTGCAAAACTTCTACCTGGATGTGAAGTCACTGTTGGCTCTGATACGGAGTGTGAAAA gtgGCCATATGCAGGAACAGCAGGAGCAATTCAACAGCTGGGCTGTAAACATGTTAACAAACAGGTCAATGAAGTTCACATAGATgcgaaaaataaaatagtaacaACCTGCGCCTTTATGTGTAACAGCCCAATACATGAAATATTTGATGGTATTGGTGAAATGGTTAAAGCTGTGCTTAagctgagttaa